The segment AATTCCTCTGTCAGTGTCTGCTAGGAGCCAATATCATGCACGACTTAACGGATCTTTCTGAGGCTGATATCCGAAGGATAGACTCCTTTATTCGTGCGACAAAATGGTTTGGATAGGAAACCAGAGTAGATGGGTCGAAGTGTaataatacgccgaccgttttctttctcttttcaggtatcacaaagggatcacaacatggacccaagtgtgcccctaatgcAAACAGCAAGGGACAACCTGCTAACCTATACCGATCGACCGTCCGTGTGTCCATGAAAACGTTGTTATCAAAGTACAATTTTTaggataattttattaaatttggaatatacatttgttttgacccaaggacaaaCCTATTGaaagttaaaatcggtccattatttcacctagcccccatacaactgaaccccccgaaaagggcttttgagcttataattatgtaaaatataaatatatctcGAAGAAAGttcgcacaactaagttttatacaagccttgatgacaTTGCCAAATTTCGAAATGATCGTAtatcatttgaccctagcccccacacaAAGCCCCCTTCAGAAAGTGACTTGAATATCCGCACTGTCATTGCAATTAAATTTAGCACagtcaaatatatattatataaatatcatataaaaacaaatctatCCTGACCATTTTATCGGCATCGGTCCACATTTGCTCCTAacccctatataaagcctcttttagaaaataaggtcaataaattgcttaaataaatcGGAATCAaggtaattttcaagataaatgctttatttgtaACGATTCCGAATGGTTATGATTGATTGGGAACGGGACTACCTTTAACTTTGGCTGTGCTCGTCGTATGGGTGGGTGTGTTAAGTTCcccaaatataaaataaggtaaatattgaaatcataacaaaagattttaacttaggtaacaaaaaaaataaaaaaaataataatttaatcgaATATATCGATTCCTCATCAACTACAGTATGAAAGAGAAGACAGAAGACAAAGGTGAACTCACTCAAACTTCCGGGAAATTTTCGACACAAGTCAAAATCTATGTCCGCTAGAAATTCGAGTGATAAAAACAGAAACATATTGGTTATCTGATGTTAGAAAGTAATCAAAACCATCAATACACTTTAAATCCAACACACCAGAAAATCAAAATGAAAGAAAAGTAATTttgaagaagaaaagaaaatccaaattatcataaaagaaaataaagaaggaATTAACAGAAGAGTAAGAGTCGGACGACCATTGAACCAATATTAAACCAGATCAACTTCTCTAGCTCGAACCCAAACCCTGATAACTATTATCTCATAAAATGTCAATTTCGGAATTGAAAGTCgtatatattatgaaaaataaatcacatttaatattcataactggtgtagggaaTCATATTGTCGGCCAAGCCCTAGTATACTTTCTCACTTGTTTTTAAGACGTGTTTAAACCAATGTTGAGaggaaacaaaacaatttctGTCGAAAGGAAAATCGTTATGAACATTGTATTTCGCatgttttttaatcaaaaaacaaagtaaaccCCCTCAACCCcttaaaaaattcaatacatTTACAAAAGAATGTAGtttccttaaagaaaaatttgtttttctattaccAAAATTTAACACATTGACGTAAATGATGGCTATAGACGTCGCCCACGGTCGTTCGTATATGCAAATAACGTCTATAGTGTTGTTTTGTTCAACATATCTTTCACTTTAAATcggtgtataaaatattttcttttaaattcttcGACATTGCAAAAGTTAGTGTACATCTGGTAGATTAAATGAATATATTCATAGTTACCCCCTCGAATAGACGTCGTCCACGGTCGTTCGTATATGCAAATAACGTCTATAGTGTTGTTTTGTTCAACATATCTTTCACTTTAAATcggtgtataaaatattttcttttaaatcctTCGACATTGCAAAAGTTAGTGTACATCTGGTAGATTAAATGAATATATTCATAGTTACCCCCTCGAATTTTAATTCGAATGTAAATTTTGCCGTTTCGTAACTTTTATAGTCTGCCTTCTAAAGACtgcaataacatttaaaatcaattagaaaataaaaattcttgataatttctttaaagtttcttatttattttaacaagacttaaaactaaaacatataatttgttaaaatatagtttataaaatttaattatcaaaTGTCTGCACTACACTTCATACGCCTTAACACTACTTTACAGTAACTATGGATGATTCTTTCGCCATAACCGATTGTTTAAGCGTTGATGCGCTATTATCATCTTTTACGAAATGAACCATATCATCCTCTTTATTTGCAACATCTGAAGCTGCCATTAGCAGGTCTAAAGAACCCTCTAACTCTAGAAGATCATAAGTTAAGGCTACTTCTCGTCGCAAAACTAatgaaagatttaaaaatttctgagCCACACTGCCAGAAAATTGGTGAATTTCATCTTCGTAGACATCTAAAAGGGCCATTCCGACATCGATTAAAACACGCATAAAACGATGCTCTCCAATGTGGCGACAAATAAAAGTAATGATGGCACCAAGTGATTGATCATCTCGTCCTGCCAATGCGCGATGCAGGCCTTTACGGTGTATAAGTTCCTGCATTACACTTACTGTGACTTCAGGAGTTTTAGACGACACTGAAGAATTTATTACCGAGTCCAAACATTTGCTGTATTCATAATGTCTCAAATGATTATCATAGTTTGTCAGCTTCTTTTTTGCTTCATGGATAATTTGATGATCTACCTCAATCTGTGCTTTATTGGAAACAGCGGGAGTCCTAGGTCGTCTAGTTCTTTCTGTGTTTCGTGGTGCTTCcatgttttgtatagaaactaAACCATCTACCATACCTGCCACTACGGTTTGATCATTGGGCGCTACACCCAAACTAAGGACGGCATTAGGAAAGTCAAGTGTATGTACAGTTTGATATGAGGCAACATCGTAGATTTTAACGTGTCGATCCAAACCTCCCGACAGAATACGTTTGCCATTTGAGCCCAGACGTAGACAAGTGACAGTTTTGTGATGCTGAGAAAGTTTTGTCAGCAAACGACAACCGGCAAAAGCATCCCACACACGTATTTCCGTGCCACCAGCACTAATAAAGATTCCACCGGTGGGCAAGAAGAGCAGAGACTCCACAGGGCTGCCATGATCCACCGTCGCGGTTACTTCATTTGTTCTGGTGTCGTACAAATTGATTTTACCATCGTAACCGCCTGAAACAATAACATCTGCTGAAACTGGATTTACTGTGCCGGCGCGTACATAGTCCTGGTGCTCTGCAAACGTATGAATGGCCTTTTCATTTGCAACATCCCATAACTTGACCGTTTTATCGTCGGAGAAACTAGCGATATGCAACAAGTCCGAGGTAAAGTTCACTCGATGCACGGGAGCTTTGTGACCTTTGAATAAACGCAAAACATTCTTGCTGGAGGTATCGAACAACTTTACCAAACCTTGTTCATCACCGGCCACCAATAAACGACCATCTTGACGAAATGTACCACCGTAGGCAGTCTCTTGGAAACGCGATAAATTCTTCACCACCAACTTTGTAATAGGATTGTAAATCTGTACTCTTACGGAACAAGTAACAGCAAAGTAATGGGGTTCAATGGGACTAAAGTCGACATAATCAATGGCACCAAACTCCTTTACCAGCGTGGGGACCTGTTGTTTTCATTAGAAGACAAAATGTTAGCAAAacctttgtttttgtaaattcactTGAGTCGCACTTACACTCAATCTTTTCCAATATTCTGTATCTGGTGTCACAACTTGACCAGTTTTgggatatttctttatatttaaaggTTTGAAAttagacatttttaatatagatttttaattgtaaattttaaaattattatttattttctcgaAAGTAAAAAAAGGCAATTTGCTGGACGTTGTTTTGACTTTTCTTCTTGTTCTTTTTCGTCAATTTCTACACGTGCTGTCAAGATGTTAGTGTTGATATATATAATGATTACTTAATGTAAAGTAATCGAactactttaataaaaaaacaaaaaaatatttcagtttcaaTATTGTATGTTGCTGAAAGTATCCCTTGGGCCTAATTTTGTGGAGATCggaatataattataatataaatattaaaaattaatagcatttattaataaacaaattagatTTAGAAAAGTTTTGGGTGCATGTAGtacatttaatttagttttgtttgttaatatagTTTTGAAATAATCGTCGATTTTTTTTCCTACAACAGCCGTTATAAGCAAAGTATGGCAGCACCATGCAGCTCATCTGCTCTCAAGAACAATTGTGaatgattgaaaatttttttgacagCAAAACAAACAACTGTGCACGTCATCCTacagaattttgtaaaatttatttttaatcaatttataaattaaattaaaacaaaaatggtaaatattatgattatttcaattataaaataatactcacattcattttctttttacagagtGCTCTTTTCAATTTCCAAAGTTTGTTATCAGTGATCCTGTTAATGATTTGTACTTGTGCCTATTTGCGTTCGCTATTTCCCAGCATTATGGACCGAAATAAGACCGGgtttgtgttaaaataaatttgttttaaacgtttaataatattatattaatgtATCTTGCAGTTTTCTGGGAACTTTCTGGAAACTGGCTAGAATAGGTGAACGGAAATCTCCTTATGTGGCGGTGGCATGTATAATAATGGCAGTTTCCATTTTATTCTGGACGTGATTGATTTTGTTGATTGCAAAGTCAAGAAGCTTTAGTTTAAGAATCATCCACCATTCGTTGAGTTGGCTTAAAACAGattattatgaattttgtacgatttttgtgtatgtaaatacaattttattttaagataaacATTTCTGATTTTTAGTTTTGCTGACAGAGTTACCAGAGCCTGGTTTGTGTCTAATTTTGAGTTTCGGACGATGTTATAAATTAAGTCTGTATATCGTCACCATTAACGTAAACGGGTTGTTCACTAGCCAAAATaagtttcaaaaaacaaaatgttttccgtttttgtgatatcacaactttttaaaaggtttttgtatCAGTGTTCTCTAtgctgtaataattttttcaaagttcCAACTCCTTCCTCTGCATATCTGAGACGGAAACCACTGGTTTTGAGCGACCAGAGCAGAAACTGCAGAATTTGTAAGAAATTATTctttaataattgattttatagaaaaaatcaataaaaataagctAAATTACGCACTTTTATAATGCTCCAAAAGTGcattttaagttatctaaagatgcattttattaaaaaaaattttctttacgcGCAATCAAAGTATTCTTTTTGCTGAAACAAGTGGTGCAAAAACTATTCTATCATTAAGATTTGATGagactttaaatttttagattaaaaactaTGAAAGATATTAGCCCAAAAATTTGacattatacaaattatatatggAACATTAATTGGgtgtagttttattaaattcagagGTGACGATGAAAGCCACCATTGTTTGATGGGAAATTATGAACCGACAAGTTAACAATATAACCATCAGACCTGCTGAACggattacaataaattaaaaattttaacactattttttaaggacattaaatataatatttacgaatgataaaatcaagttttgaaaatcattttcgaaaaaaatgcaattttttttcttcttatgcATTTATAGTGCATTCAAATTCTGTCAAATTAAGTTAagatacagtgaatcaactaagttttttgcctacattttttaagagaatatttttattcatacataatattcgaaaaaacaggtaaaaagtaaatttatgttttccaattaaaaatagaaattgtgtaaaatggtaaaaccaagaaaaaatattaaaatacaaattttggtgcatttgttgttgcattttattatctTCCATCATAATTTGCacttcaataaagtattttgcatattgataGTTCCGGTTAAATTCgttgggtttttcaaattattttttaattactttttggaatttattcttttattgttaaaaggacaagagttaagtatttttcaattgtaatttgcaaaattcaTATCCTCTTtgtgtgaaaatgtgatgttatttgccttaaaaatgtttaaaggataataatgagacaatttcgatataaaaaattagttttgatttctagaaaaatataaaacaatgaaatataattatgagatttttaatcaataacattaaaatatataaaatagaataattgatgaaatgatccaaagaactgccaaagggaggcaacttgtatccaaggaaaaccaTTGGACCCTTGATTTAgcttctccaaaatccatatacgaactaggaggaacactatgtttaaatttagacctctaaacagaccttagaatgcttggaaccaatgtaaagtaaagTGTCGTGTAGTACATACCCCaaaggtcaacaaaagcaatatttttcagctaatacatacacttataaatatttagaacccaaatcaagaataactatccagatcctaaTATGCCTACTATATCTTATTCATagaataaagcatttaaaatatgaggttgaaaatcaggattttagcatgtaatagttctatagtggtatatggtgatgtccccaatCTTAGAGTGGCTaagatggtacttagtgttagatttattgaataagaatcaatattctacaattctaaataaaatttacacagaattccccaaatagatggtgtttccgtaatgtagtttttgtttatcaatacaaaatgaccaaaaacctagattatttttgttataatatatatatttatacctgactaaacattttttctaggtccaaatccattgattatctaatatatcatgtatccaattcaaaattacttattattttcgaaatttaatcaaagaaacgatagatttcatgataagtcaaatattgataaattctgataggtatataagataataaatcggttatgAAATGTCCAAGAAATGTCGTtctactactaaaatatctaaaaatgttattctaatatataggtgtaataaaaatattaaattttttaaaataatgcagcaatattaaaaaaaataacaaaaaacataaaaaagcaaaatactttattgacctagaaaattaacaatacgttcacattttatcaaaaatctctttaattaatatcacgattttacttttaatggTAGAaagttaatatataaaatattctttaaaaaatacaacaaacaaattgctttattttgctatacataactgttcagataaagtttttttcttaaaatttataaaattttacataggcaaattacttaattgattcactgtatcttaaattttcctatagaataGTAAACTAAAGTCGGATTTGAAATATGTTCAGCAGTTTTCGGTTTAAGATTAAGCCTTGTGCATGAAGGTTTCCAAATATGTTTCATGTGGAGAGACAAGAAATTGAATATAATGAAAACTATTGTtgctataaaaaagtattttttcaagGTTTATATCCCactattattaaatatgtaccTTCGAATATGATTTTACCGTGAGGCATTGtgtattatgttgttttttttttgacttgttATAACTAATGCAATATATTTatggaatttataaaattaaatttacaaaaattttaccaattaatttataattttggattttaacagcaactaaaacacaaaaacctgttaaaaattgtaaaagttattaCAAATTCCTCAGATCATTTATAGCGggtttttactgttttttatcaaaacaaatgttttataaaaattaagaaaaatgtaatatgaaaattaatgaaaacttaaattaaaaacgaaaaaatatattgtaaagtccctataattaaaactaatcgATGGatctattattataatatttgttttagtaaaaattgtattatttttttttgcatcagctgtttacacttttgcatttcttgcgcAAGTTTAAACTACCTACATTGGgagcttaaactagcaaacaaaattacctAATTGAGTACACAAAAACAACTAtagaggattaattttaatttaattcctaaagccggctttacacgatcacacaagtaatatgatctgtcaacattttgtgtagaagagcacggatgggatcgtctaaacgcaatatgtaatgaaaccatcacacattgagagagaatacagatggaaaatttgacagtcgtatggctctcttcattttttgaaatgattcaaaaaacaagcaggtcgcattagatcagggatgtatttttatgtaaacacatataaaaaagtgaaacagctgtttctatctgacttttttattgttttaaaccaATCGTgttaacacaaaatatataaattgtcgtacgtaaagtgta is part of the Lucilia cuprina isolate Lc7/37 chromosome 3, ASM2204524v1, whole genome shotgun sequence genome and harbors:
- the LOC111675150 gene encoding U3 small nucleolar RNA-associated protein 15 homolog; its protein translation is MSNFKPLNIKKYPKTGQVVTPDTEYWKRLSVPTLVKEFGAIDYVDFSPIEPHYFAVTCSVRVQIYNPITKLVVKNLSRFQETAYGGTFRQDGRLLVAGDEQGLVKLFDTSSKNVLRLFKGHKAPVHRVNFTSDLLHIASFSDDKTVKLWDVANEKAIHTFAEHQDYVRAGTVNPVSADVIVSGGYDGKINLYDTRTNEVTATVDHGSPVESLLFLPTGGIFISAGGTEIRVWDAFAGCRLLTKLSQHHKTVTCLRLGSNGKRILSGGLDRHVKIYDVASYQTVHTLDFPNAVLSLGVAPNDQTVVAGMVDGLVSIQNMEAPRNTERTRRPRTPAVSNKAQIEVDHQIIHEAKKKLTNYDNHLRHYEYSKCLDSVINSSVSSKTPEVTVSVMQELIHRKGLHRALAGRDDQSLGAIITFICRHIGEHRFMRVLIDVGMALLDVYEDEIHQFSGSVAQKFLNLSLVLRREVALTYDLLELEGSLDLLMAASDVANKEDDMVHFVKDDNSASTLKQSVMAKESSIVTVK
- the LOC111675151 gene encoding protein kish; this translates as MSALFNFQSLLSVILLMICTCAYLRSLFPSIMDRNKTGFLGTFWKLARIGERKSPYVAVACIIMAVSILFWT